In Polyangiaceae bacterium, the genomic window CGGCGACCGGCGGCAGCGCAGGCGCCGCGACCGGCGGCGCTGCGGGTGCGGCGACGGGAGGCAGCGCAGGCGCAGCAACCGGCGGAGCCGCAGGCACAGCCAGCGGAGGCGGCGGCGCCGGCGGCACCGGCGGCAGCGGCACCGGCGGCAGCGGAACCGGCGGCAGCGGAACTGGCGGCAAGGCGGACGCCGGGCCAGGCAGCGGCAGTGACTCGGACGACGACGGCGGCTGCGGCTGTCGCGTGCCGGGCGGGTCGAGCGCGCCGAGCGGGAACCTGCTCGCGCTCCTGGGGGCCGCGCTCTTCTTCGCGCGCCGGCGTCGTTGAGCGTTGGCGGACGACGACTCGCTCGAGCGGTCCACGGTGCCGGCGGCGCTGATCGCGGGCGTCGCCGGCTCGGCGGCTGCGTTCGGCTTGGATGCCGGCGCTTTGTTCCGGAGCGCTCGAATCCAGCCCGCCGAGTTGGCGGATCCGGCCGCGCGCGTGCCGCTCAGCCGCTACGTCGATCTCTGGGACGCCATCGCGCGGGACGACCGGGCCGTGCGCTTCGCGGTCTCGCTGGGCAGCGCGGTTCACATCGCCGCGCTCGGCGTGGTCGGCTACGCCATGCAACACGCTGCCAGCATCCGCGAAGCTTACGCCTGCTTCTCCCGCTTCAGCCGGCTGGTGAACGACCGCATTGCGCCGGAGATCGAGGAGCGCTCGGACGCGGTGGTGTTCCAACGCAGGCTGCCCGAGCGCGTCGTCCGGAACCCGGCCATGTGCATCGCCGGACCGCTCACGACCATACCCATCATCCGGGAGCTCGCGGGGCTCGCAGCCAGCCGGCCCATCGCCATCGACGTCGCGCTCCCCTCGGCGCCGCCGGCCGAGGTCGCGCTGGTGGAGCGAGCCTACGGCTGCCCGGTGCGGTTCCGGGCGGACAAGGCGGTGCTGCGCCTGCACCGGGAGGTGTTCGACCTCCCGGTGCGAAGCCACGACGCAGCGCTCTTCCAGTACCTGTCGCGCCACGCCGAGGAGCTCGGGCGAGCCGTGCCGGACTCCCAGCGCGTGCCGGATCGGGTGCGGGTGTTCCTCCTCGAGCGCCTCGGCGCGGAGGTGCCGACCGCGCAGCAGGTCGCGAAGGCGCTCGCGTCGAGCGAGCGCACGCTGCATCGGCGCTTGTCCGAGGAGGGCACGAGCTTCGTCGCGCTCCTGGACGAGTGTCGTGAGCTCTTGGCACGGCGATACCTGGGAGATCCGTCGCTCACGCTGGACGAGATCGCGTTCTTGTTGGGCTACTCCGAGGCCAGCACGTTCCAGCGGGCGTTCCGGCGCTGGACCGGCGTGGCGCCCGGCGCGTTTCGCCGCTCACTTGCGGCCTCGCGAAAGTAGGCGACGCCGAGCGGCGCCAGCGCGATCAGCCAGAGAACGCCAGCGGCGGGATAGGTGAAGCGGAGCGCGAGCTCCAGACCAGCGACCTGCGCGAGCGGGAAACCGACGCCGGCAGCTACCAGGCACGCAGCCACGCCACGCGGCATGGTGCGACCGGCGAACGCGCCGACGCCGAGCAAGATCGAAGTCAGCGGGAACAGGGGCCCGAGCAGCGCCACGGACAAGAACTCCCAGCCAGGGTTCGAGTAGGTGGCAGCGAAGACCCCGTCAGCGGCGCCGTTGCTTCGGAAGGCGTGCTCGGCAACGCGTAGGAACTCCAGCGCCACTCCGACCGTCGCCCCGAACAGTCCGGTGACGCTGGTCAGCGCGCCGAGCCGTGGGTGGCTTCGGCCGACGCGTCGGGAGAGCTCCAGGTAGATCGGGACGAAGCAGGCGATGCCGAGGGAGCCGAAGATGCCCTCGACCCAGCTCGACACGCCCGGCGGGATGAGCCCGATCCCGAGCGCGAAGCTGGTGGTGGAAGCACAGAGCAGCGCGGGCCCGGCGACGAAGGCAGCGCCGAGCAAGGTCTTCTGGAACGAGGTGATTTCGTGGCTGTTCATCGGTGTCTCTCCTGTGCGTTCAGCCTAGGCCTCGGCTGCGACAGGCGGCATGGCCGGAACCGCCAGAGTCCTGGCAGCTTCGGCCAGATGCGGACCCGGGCGTCACTCGCTGAACAGCACGGCGTAGTTGTCGCGGCGGAACTCGCGGGCGAGGCTCGCGACCGAGCGCACGTAGTGCTCGGGTCGCTCGGTGAAGAACCCGCCGTGGTCGAGCTCGAAGATGAAGTTCACCGCGTCTCCGCGGCGGGCCGCGGCGAGCGCCTTGGGGTAGCGGCGCAAGAGCATCTCCACGTAGTCGAGGGCGCCGTGCTCGGGTGCCTCGTAGCTGCGGAAGCGGGCGCGGATGCGGCGCGCGCCGTCGTCGGCCTCCTCCCAGGTCCACCAGTTGGCGGTCCCGCCGTCGGGGGCCCGGCCCTTCAGCCCCGCGTAGTTGTAGTCCACCATCCAGCGGCCGCGTCCGGTCTCGAGCGCCCACTGGCCCCAGAGCACGCTGATCACCTCCTCGGTCGCGCGCTCGCCGGTCAGGTGTTCCCAGGCCTGGGCGAGGTAGCGGGTGGCGTCGTTGGGCGACATCGGGGTCGGGCGGCGCGGACGATCGATGCGCTTCGGCTTGGGCGGCTTCGGCGCGCGGGCGACTCGCGGAGTGGGCGCGGGAGCTACGGCCGCTGGTAGCGGCGGTGCTGCCACGACCACGGGCTCGGGCTCGGGCGCAGCGGGAGGCGGCTCCGGAGCAGGAGCGGGCGGCGGGGCCGGAGCAGGTGGGGGACGGGGAGGCGCGGGAGCGGGCGCGGGCGGTGCAGCGGCGATCGGCTCTGGCTCGGGCGCCGGCACGGCGGCGGGGGTGGGCGCGGGCGCCGGAGGGGGGAGCGGAGCTGCAACGGCCACCGGTCTGGGCTCCGGCGGGGGCTCGGGAGCTGGGGCCTTGGCGACGACGGGCTCCTCGGCGGGTCGCTCGATGGCCGCCGGCAGCGTCTCTTCGAGGAGCTGTGGCGGGCGGCGCGGTGCGGGCTGCTTCGGGACGCTGAACGCGGCCGCGACGACCGTCGCCTTTGGGATGGGCTCGGCCTTTGGCGCGGGCGGCGGCGGTGCGGGCGGTGGAGGTGGCGGGGGCGCCGGCTTGCGCGCGACCACCAGCGGCTTCGGCGGCTCCGGCCTCGGCGCAGGCGGCGGTGGGGGCACGAGCTCCGGCTCGGGCGCTGGGGGGGCAGAGCGCACGACCAGGATCAGGGCGTCCCGCGTGTCGCTCGGGAGCCGCATCCCGCGGCGTAGCTTGAGCTTCTTCGCTGGCGTGGGCTGCTCGGACGTCGCGACGGCGTCGGGCCCGAGCAGCGCGTGCACCCACGAGCGTTCGGCCTTCCCGCCCTTGGGTTTCTCCGGTTCGGCGTTGCAGGCGTGCGCGATGAGGCCCGCGCTCACCGCGCACACGCCGAGGCTCGGACCGGCGTCGGCCAACCGTGAGCGCACGCGCGCCCAGAAACCCGGGCGTCGGGAGGGAGCGGGCCAGCGTACCGAGCGGACGTGCACGAGCGTGGGCCATTCAACCTTGCCGGGGCCCGGACGGCCAACTCACCGGCGCCGCGTGCTAGGTGTCGCGAGTGAGCGTTTGGAGACGCGCCGCCGTGCTCGCGCTGTGCTGGCTCGCGACCTCCGCGCTCCTGCCCCGTCACGTCGCGGGCTGGCGGGCGCGCGCCTTCCTCAGCGGGGATCTCGAGACCCAGGACGCGCTCGCGCAGGCGGTCGTGCGGAGCGTGCTCGAGCAGAAGGAGCTCACCTTCTATCGCACCGGGCAGAGCCGCTTCGACGGCCAGAGCGCCGTCGCCATCTATCAGATGACCCTGCTCGGCCTCGGCCAGATCGTGCTCGATCACCCGGAGAAGCGGCAGGCCTACCTGCCGGCGATGCGCGTCGCTGCCGATCGCCTAGTGAACCCGCAGACGCTCTCGTACGCGGCGTCCGTCTACGGCCAGCACGGCGTCACCCGCATGGATCCGGGCGAGGGGCACGCCTACCTGGGCTACGTGAACCTGGGGCTCGGCATGCTGCGCCTGATCGAGCCGGAGACACCCCACGCGGCGCTCCACGATCGGATCACCGAGGCGCTCGCCCAGCGTGTCTTCTCGGCGCCGACGGGGATGACCGAGACCTATCCCGGTGAGACCTGGCCTCCGGACGTGACGGCGGTGGTGGGCTCCATCGGCCTGCACGCGCGGGCCACCGGGCGCGATCGCAGCCGCGAGCTCGACGCCTGGGCCGAGCGCTTCGCCAAGTGCACCATCCACGCGTCGGGCTACCTGGTGCAGCGCTCGCGGAGCGGGACCTGCATCCCCCTCGACGCGCCGCGCGGCTCCGGCACCGCGGTCGGCGCCTACTTCCTGAGCTTCGCGCACCGCGGCCTGTCGGCGCGCCTGGCCGCTGCTCTGGCGGGAGACGGCCGCCGGACGTTGTTCGGCTTCGGTGGCATCCGCGAGTACCCGTCCGGCTTCGACGGGCTCGGCGACGTGAACGCGGGACCGATCGTGCTCGGCGTGTCCGTTGGTGCCACGGGGTTCGGCCTCGGCGCCGCTCGCGCTCACCGCCAGGACGAGCTGTTCGTAGAGCTCTACCGCACGGCGGCGCTCTTCGGCGTGCCGGCGTCGCGCGGGGCGGAGCGCCCGTTCGCCATCGGCGGCGCGCTGGGCAACGCGCTGCTCTTGGCCATGCTGACGGCGAGGCCCGTGTGAAGCGCCGCCTGCGCTGGCCCGTGCTCGGGACGCTCGGCCTCGCCTTGCTCGAGCTCGCGCTGGGTCGGGCGCTGGCCACGCACGAGCCCCTCGCGGCCGTCTTGACCGGCAAGCTCTGGGTCGCCTTCCTCGCGCTCTCTGCGCTGTCGGTGAGACTCCTGCTGTTCTTCGGCGCGCCGGCCTGGCTCGCCGCAGCGTGTCTCGAGCTCTGGCTCGGCTCGCGTGCCGGGCGGCGCTGAGTTGCTCGCCTCTGCCGAGCCTCATACTCTGAGCGCATGACGCGGAAGGCGGCGCTTCTCCTCGGCATCGGGGTGGCCCTCGGCGGCTGCGGCTCCGACGACGCCGGCGAGAGCAGCGCAGGTGGAGGCAAGGGCGGGACCGGCAGCGGAGGAACCAGCAGCGGCGGCAGCGCGGGGGCGCAGGCGGACGGTGGCACTTCAGGCAGCGGCGGCGGCGCGGGCAGCGGCGGCGGCGCGGGCAGCGGCGGCGTCGCCGGAGGCGGCGGTGACCCGAACTGCACGCCCTCGGCGCTGTACGGCAAGCAGGGCGAGCTCTGGAGCGCCACGGGCCGGCTGCGCGAGTACGCCTACGCCGGCTACCGCACCGGCAACGTGGCCATCCCCAACGTCGCGGGCCCGGTCAAGAGCGTGAGCGATTTCGGGGCGACGCCCGACGACGCCAGCGACGACACCCAGAGCTTCCTCGACGCCATCGCCGGCACGGCGAGCGGCGTCATCAGCGTCCCTGCCGGTAAGTTCATCCTCAGCCAGCGATTGGAGATCAAGAAGCCCAACTTGGTGCTGCGCGGCGCGGGCATGGGAAAGACCATCCTGTATTTCCCCAAGGCCCTCGGCGACGTGTACGGGCTCACGTTCAACAGCGCTGGCCAGTCGAACTGGTCCTTCAGCGGAGCGTTCCTCGAGATCAAGGGCAGCGACAGCGGCACGAAGCTCGCGGACGTGACCGCGAACGCGAAGCTCGGCGACAAGACCCTCGTCGTCTCGACGACCACCGGCATCACCCCGGGAGCTTGGGTGCGGCTCTTGATGACCGACGCGGCGGGCTCCCTGTTCAAGGCGCTGCACGGCGGGCACTTCCCGGGCAACGTGGCGGAGGACGGGGGAAAGCAGGTGTTCCGCTTCTACTCCCAGGTCAAGAGCGTGGGCGCCGGGAGCATCGTGCTCGAGCGGCCGCTGCCCCTCGCGGTGGACACGAGCTGGAAGCCGGAGTTGCGCGCCGTGAGCCCCAGCGTGCGCGAGGTCGGGGTCGAGCACCTGACCTTCGAGTTCCCTGGCACGACCTACCCCGGACACTTCAAGGAGCACGGCTACAACGCCATTCAGCTCAACGGCGTGCTCGACTCTTGGGTGAGCCACGTCGAGATCTTGAACGCCGACTACGGCGTCAACCTCGGCAACTGCCACTTCGTCACGGTGACGGACGTCGAGCTCGACACCAATTTCGACCGCGGCGCGCTGGTGGGCCACCACGCCTTCACGGCCGGCGGCAGCAGCGAGCTGCTCTTCACCCGCTTCGACGTGCAGAAGCCGTTCATCCACGACCTCAGCGTGGACGGCTACACCCGGAACACCGTCTGGTCCGACGGCAAGGGCGTGGATCTGTGCATGGACCATCACGGCCGCGCGCCGTACGCCACGCTCTGGACGAACCTCGACTTCGGCGCTGGGACGCGGCCCTTCAAGAGCGGAGGATCGGCCAATCGCATGCCGCACTCCGCCGCCTATTCGACCTTCTGGAACCTCAGGGCCGCGAAGCCGCTCGCGCTGCCTCCGAACGACTACGGTCCGCTCCTGAACTTCGTCGCGGTGGACACCAGCGCCACCAGCGTGAGCTCCCCCTACGACTGGAAGCTCGAGAAGATCGCGGCCGCCGAGCTGTGCCAGCCGAACCTCCACCAGGCCATGCTTGAGGATCTACGCTGAGCGCGGCCGCTGGCGTCGCGTGACTAGGGGCGGTCATCGATCCGGTGTAAGAGGGGCGAGCCATGGGCCTCTTCGATCGCTTCACCCGCAAGCCCACGGCGCCGCCGCTCCCCAGCCTGGCGCTGCCGGCCTCGGCCCAGATCGCGAGCTTCGACGTCACCGACGCGGTCGGCAGCCTGATGCTCGACGCTGCGACGCGCGTTCGCTTCGGCCGTTCGGCCTGTCACGGCTTCGAGCCGGTCGTCGGGGCGAAGGTGCGCGTCCTCGCCGTCGAGCCCAGTCGCTTCGGGCCGCGCGCGACGCACCTCGAGCTCGACCCGGGCGACGCCGACTACGACCGGCTGCTCCGGGAGCGAGACGAGAAGGTCGGCATCAGCACCGACGAGAAGCCGGAGGAGGCCGCCGCCGCCGCGCGGACCCTCGGCTGGATCACGGTGCTGCTCGAGCGCCCCGTGCCGCACGGCCCGCAGGCGCAGCGGGTCTGGGCCGGCGAGATCCGGCTCGAGGATCAGGCCGTCGAGGTGTCCACCGAGGCGCGCCTCGCGTTTCGTGCCTTCGGCCACGACATCTCGACCCACGTCGGGGACCGACCTTTCCCGAAGGAAGCGCTCGATCTGCGCGACGTCGGCGAGGACTTCGATCCGGGCCTCGGCTTCGTCTCGCTCGGGCTGGGCGAGCCGGGCCTGTTCCGTGCCGGCCGCGCGCTGGGAGGCATGGCGGACGTGTGGGGGCCGAAGGGCGAGCTCCGCGCGCTGTCGAAGCTCGCGCGCCTGCTCTTGCAGCACGGCCGCGGGGTGGTGCTGAACCGCGCCGGCGATCTGGTGGTGGGCAAGGGCGACTTCGAGCGGCAGCTCGGCGATCTCGACGACCCCGACTGCGTGCCCTTCGCGGCCTGGCTGGATTTCTCCTTCGCCGGCGCGCCGCCGGTCTACCGCAGCTGGGGCATGGCTGCGTTCGCGCTGCCGGACGTGAGCGTGGCGGTCGATCCCGAGAGCCGCTGGCAGCGCTCGCGGCGGCACGAGGCGGTGCTAGTCGCCTGCGCGCGCATGGTGCGGGAGAACCGTGAGCTGGCCGCGGGTGAAGAGTTGCTCGTTCCGATCGGTGTGCGCGTCGGCGCCTACCCCATCGAGCCCGTCGAAGGGGACACCGAGCGCTACACGGTGACGCTCGGCGGCGGTCTGGTGGAGCTCACCCACACCGGGAGCGCAGTGGACGCGGCGGAGCGCTGGGCAAAGGCCTCGGCGCCGGACGCGCGCGATCCGGAGGCGATCGCCCCGAACACCTACCGGGCGCTCTTCAGCGCGCGCTTCGCCGAGGCCTACCCGAGTGACGTCGTCGCCGACGTGCCGTGTCTCGCGAAGGGCGTGATCCCGCACTCGATCGAGGTGCGCAAGCCGCACGCGGATCCGGGCTTCGTGATCCTGACCGCGGGGCTCGGGCGCGTGGCCCAGGCGGGCGGCGATGCCGTGGGGGCCCCCCACGTCGAGCTGGCGGCCTGGGTGGACGAGCACTCCTTCGAGCTCGTCACCTGGGTGGGGCGCCTCGCGCGCACGCTGCACGAGCGCGGTCCAGACGCCAAGCCGTGGAAGGTTGGTGACACGCTGCGTGCGCCCATCGCCGACCTCGACATCGGCGGCTTCGTGCTCGCCGAGGGGGGCTTCGTGGTGATGCCAAAGGGGCAACCGGTCACCGTGCTGTCGCTCGTGCCGCTTTCGACCGAGGAATACGCCGAGGCCGCCGGCGCGGGCTCGGCGTGGCTGGAGCGCCACTTCGGCGATCCCGAGGTGCGCGCGCGGGTGCGTGCGCGCTGGAAGAAGCCGGGCTGATTCGGCTCAGGCCGACTTGAAGACGAACGGATAGCTCACCGTGACCGCGCCGCCGTCCGGGGCGGGGAAGCGCAGGCGGCGCACCTCGCCGAGCACGCAGACGTCGAAGGACTGCCTGCCCGAGGGCCGCGTGAGGCTCGCGCTGCTCACGGCGCCGTTCGTGCCGATCACCAGGCGGACCGTCAGCTTGGTCTCGAAGCTCGGATCGTTCTTGAGCTCAGCCTGGTAGCAACCTCTGATCTTGGAGACTCTGGCGCGGATCACCCGAGCGATGTCCGCCGGGTCCATGCCGCCGGTCGGCGCAGGCACGAGCGTCGCGTGCTCGTCGGCGGGGCCGCGCAGCGGATCTCCGGCGATACTGCCCTCCGCGCTCGGGTCTCCCTCGCCCGCCGGGCCCTCGGGCTCGCTCGCCAAGCCGACGCCGGCATCCGGCCGGTCGTCCTCCTGCGCCGCCGCGTCCGGCACCTCCACCTCGGTGGGGGCGGTCGCCACGATCGGGCTCGGCGCCGGAGCTGGTCGCCCGCCCGCGCACGCGGCCGCCAGGCTGGCGGTCAGCGCCAGAAAGCGCGCGACGTCGAAGCTCCGCATGCGCGCCAGCATAGCGTGTTAGAACCGCGCGCGGTGGCCGAGCAGAGCTTCTGGATGCGCACTGCGATCGCCGGAATCGCCGCCTCGAGCGAGGCGACCTTCCCGGAGAACGACCTGGGCGCCCCGGACTGGAAGTCCACGGACATGGTCCCGCGCACGCTCGAGTACCTGGACGAGCTGCCGCCGCGGCAACGCCGGCTGCTCGTGCTCTTGTTCGCGTTCGTCGAGCTCGCGGCGGTGTTTCTGGTGCTGGGGTTCCGGCGCTTCTCCAGGTTGCCGGCGCTGCGCCGAACACAGGCCATCGCCAACTGGCGGAGCTCGCGCTTCCTTCCGTTCAGGGTGCTGGGGGACTCGCTGAAGGCCACCACGACCATGATGTACATGTCGCACCCGAGCGCCATCGCCTACGTGGGTGAGTACCGCGTCTGCGAGCGCCCGCTCGATCGCGTGAAGATCGCGGTCCGACCCCGACCGGAGGAGCCGGCGTGAGGTACGGGCTCGACGACGTGCGCGGCGGCTTCGACGTCAGCGCGGACGTGGTGGTGGTGGGCTCCGGCCCCGGCGGCGCCGTGGCCGCGGACAACCTGGCTCGCGCGGGGATGAAGGTCGTCGTGCTCGAGGCTGGCCCGGAGGTGCGCCCCGAGGACATGGTGCGGGACACGCCGCGCTTCCTCGCTCGCAACTTCTGGGAGGGCGGGCTGCGCATCATCCTGGGCACGGCGCCGAGCCCCAGCATGCACGCACGCTGCCTGGGCGGCGGTAGCGTGGTCAACTCCGCCATCATGCTGCCGCTGCCGAAGTGGGTGCGGCAGGAGTGGCAGAGCGACGCCGGGGTCGCGCACTTCGACGGGCCCGAGCTCGACGCCGCGTACGCTCGCGTGTTCGCGCGCTGTCGCGTCGCTCCCACGCCGATGACGGTGTTCGGGCGGCGGAACCTCCTGGTGCGCGACGCCATCGAGGGCGTCGTCGGAGAGAAGGGCGGGGGACTGCCGCGCGCCGTCGACGGCTGCGAGGCCAGCTCCGACTGCCTCACGGGCTGCGCCAGCGGCAAGAAGCAGTCGGTCGATCGCGTGTACCTGCCGGCGGCCGAGGCAGCCGGGGCCGAGGTCTACACGCACAGCCAGGTCGATGGAGTCCTGGTCGAAGGCAAGCGCGCGGTCGGCGTCGTAGGCGACGTGATCGAGCTGCCGGGCTGGAGGAAGGTCGGGCGCTTTCGCGTGCGCGCCAAGCTGGTGGTGCTGGCGGCGGGCACCATGCACACGCCCGTGCTCTTGCAGAAGAGCGGCATCAACCCCCGCGGCCGGGTGGGGGCGACCTTGTTCTGTCACGTCGGCGGCGGCCTGGTCGGCATCATGGACGAGGTGGTCGATCCTTGGGTCGGCGCGACGCAGGGCTGGGGCGCCATCTCCCAGGAGATCCGCGGGCTCAAATACGAGGGGCTCTGGGCGTCGCCCGCGGTGCTGATGGTGCGCTGGGGCGACGTCGGGCGGCGCTTCGTCGAGCGCCTGGACGAGGTGAAGCGCGCCGTGGTGATCGCCATCGTGTACCGCGGCGACGTGCACGGCACGGTCAAGGCCACCCGCAGCGGCGACCCCAGCATGCGGCTGTGGATCCCCGAGAAGAACGTGCAGCCCGTGATGCGCGGCATGAAGAACGCCGCCGACGCGCTGCTCTCGCTCGGCGCGCGCTACGTGCACACCGGGCTCGTGAGCGTCGTCAACGAGATGAAGAACCAGAGCGATACCGCGAGCCTGCTCTCCCCCCGGGTGAAGGCCAGACACATGGCGATGACCATGAACCACACCTTCGGGTCGTGTCGCATGACCGTGGACGAGAGCGGACCGGTGGATCCGGACGGCAAGCTCAAGGGGCTCGAAGGGCTGTACATCTGCGACGCCAGTGTGTTCCCGAGCCCCAGCGCCGTGAACCCGCAGGCCACGATCATGGCGCTGTCGGACATCACCTCGCGCAAGCTCGGCGAGCTCTCTCTTCACGAGCCTCCGGTGTAAGGGACCGCCGTGCGCGCTCGTTTCGTGGGCATGTCGCCCGTGAAATCTTGCTTGAAGCTCGGCCTCTTGACCTCCTTCCTGGGCCTCGGTGGCTGCGGCGCCGCGCCGAGAGCTGCGCTCGAAGCGCCGGCCCCGTCCGCCGCCGCCTCGCCCCGCCCGGTGCTCGAGCGCTCGCTCTTCAGCCGCGACTCCACGGGCTCGGTCAGCGAGGACGACCTGCAGAAGGTGCTGGCCGCGCGCGTCGAGATCACCCTGCCTGCGCGCATCGGCGTGGTCGCGCTCGACACGGCCTTCGACCCCGAGAAGCGCGCGCCGGTGACCGAGCAAGCCATCGTCGCCAAGTCGCTGACCCGGACGCTGAAAGGCTCGCCGCACGTGAGCGCGGTGACCGACGTCTCGACCGAGCTGCCGAACCCCTCCGGCATCGAAGGCTTGCGCGCCATCGCGGCTCGCTACCGCACGCGCTACCTGATGCTCGTCAACACCATCACCGAGGACCGTTCCCACCTGAACAACTGGGCGTGGCTCTACGCCACCGGCCTGGGCGTGTTCCTGGCGCCGGGCCAGACGGTGTCCACGGAGGGGCTGCTCGAGGCCAGCTTGTTCGACGTCAAGACCGGGACCGTCCTCTACACCGTGCGCGAGCCCTTCCAGACCTCGAAGGTGACCTGGCTCATCGGCGCGGGCCGCACCCAGGCGAGCGAAGACGGCCAGGCCATCGCTCAGGCCGCGCAGCGCCTCGGCAAGAAGGTCCTCGGCGAGACCGAGGAGCTCTCGCGCTGGGTGAAGGACAACGACGGCAACATCGAGAAGACCAGCACCGCGTCGCTCGCCGAACGGCGCTAACCTCAGAGGCCCATGGCCTACCGCGACTCCGGCTCGCAGCTGCTCTCCCGGATCCTCGAGCTCGAGGCACAGCTCGACGGCTTACGCCCGCGCGTCGAGGCGCTCGAGGGGGCGGTCAGTCGCCTGGAGGTGAACGTGGCCATGGGCCCGAGTCGGGCCCCGCTCGGCGAAGACGGCCTGGCCCGCGCGGTGGCGGCCGACGAGATCCGCGACAAGCACCTGGCCGAGCAGGTGGGGCACCTGGTGCTCCGGGTCGCGGCGCTGGAGAAGAACCTCGCGGTCACGCCGCGGCCCGCCCGCCGCCACGACGACGTGCGCGCGCTGGTGGACGAGGCGCTGCCGAAGCCGAAGCGCCGGCGCTGAGTCAGCGCGGCGTCAAGGCCGCGTGCAGTCGGGCCGCGTTCGGAGCTTCGAAGCGCCGCTCCATCACGATGCGATAGGTGGTCGCTTCGGGGCCGTAATAAGCACGGTTGAACTCCTGCCTCGACGCGACCACGGTGCCGTCCAGCGAGACACCGGCGAAGATGCCGCCCACGTCGACCAGCTGCACGATGTCCTTGGCCGAGCTCTTGCCGCTGGCCTGCCCGCTGTCGCCCATGGTGCCGGCGGCGACGGCGGTGTCGGTGCCCAAGGTGACGCCGTTGTTGATGGCGCTGGTGAGCGCCGCGTCGGTCATGAAGAACAGCACGACCGTGGCCTCCTGGTAGCCGATTTGCGCGCCCAGGCTCCCGGCGCCCAACGAGTAGAAGGCCGGCGCGCTCCAGCGCCCCGAGTCGTCCTTCGACAACAGCACGCCGTTGCCGCCCTCTCCGCCCACGATGATGCCGGCCTTGATCAGGCGCGGGAACACCATCACTCCGCGAGCTTGCTTCAGCTGCTGATCGAGGGCGGGGAACTGACCGCCCGAGCGCATGCGATCGACGGCGAGCGCCGCGCGGTCGACGATCTTCTGCTGCGGCGAGTCGTCGGGCGAGCTCGGCGTGGCGTCGCGGGCGCAGGCCAGGGTCAGGGCGGAGGCGAAGAGGAGGAATCCACGGCGGTCCATGCTCCGAAGCTAAGACCGCTGGCAGCGAGAGAGCGCGCGATTTTTGCGTGTCACCCATACCGATCGCGATCCATGCGCGCGCCGAGCACGGTGCGGTCGTAGAGATCGCTCGCCAGGACGGCGGTGACGTCGCCGAGCTCGACCTCGTCGAGCCAGCGTGCGGGAAGGGGTGCCGTGCCGTGTTTCGCGCCGAGCAGATTGCCGACCAGGCTGCCGGTGCTGTCGCTGTCGCCGCCGTGCGCCACCGCTCGCCACAGGGTGGCGGGCACGCCGTCGCTCGAGAGCAGGCAGGCGAGGGCGATCGAGAGCGCGCTCTCTCCGGTCCAGCCGCCGCCGAGCGCCTCGAGTGCAGCGGCGCTGGGTGGCCCGCCGAGCGCCAGCTCCTTGGCCAGCGCCACGAAGCGCTGGGTCTCCGCCGCGCCGAACTCGCAGGCGAGCAGAGCGTCGGCGGCGTCCATGGCCTCCAGCAGCTCTCCGCCACGGCAGAGGTCGTGGATGAGCGCGGCGAAGTAGGCCGCGGACAGGTAGCCGCTCGGGTGGCCGTGAGTCAGCACGCCCGCATCACGGCCGAGCTCGAAGGCCGCCTCGCGGGTGAGGGCGCCGAGGCCGATGGGCGCCGAGCGCATGATGGCGCCGCAGCCCTTGCTGTCGTTGGGCGGGGCGCTCACGCTGGGACGGTGAAAGCTCTGGC contains:
- a CDS encoding GMC family oxidoreductase, coding for MRYGLDDVRGGFDVSADVVVVGSGPGGAVAADNLARAGMKVVVLEAGPEVRPEDMVRDTPRFLARNFWEGGLRIILGTAPSPSMHARCLGGGSVVNSAIMLPLPKWVRQEWQSDAGVAHFDGPELDAAYARVFARCRVAPTPMTVFGRRNLLVRDAIEGVVGEKGGGLPRAVDGCEASSDCLTGCASGKKQSVDRVYLPAAEAAGAEVYTHSQVDGVLVEGKRAVGVVGDVIELPGWRKVGRFRVRAKLVVLAAGTMHTPVLLQKSGINPRGRVGATLFCHVGGGLVGIMDEVVDPWVGATQGWGAISQEIRGLKYEGLWASPAVLMVRWGDVGRRFVERLDEVKRAVVIAIVYRGDVHGTVKATRSGDPSMRLWIPEKNVQPVMRGMKNAADALLSLGARYVHTGLVSVVNEMKNQSDTASLLSPRVKARHMAMTMNHTFGSCRMTVDESGPVDPDGKLKGLEGLYICDASVFPSPSAVNPQATIMALSDITSRKLGELSLHEPPV
- a CDS encoding AraC family transcriptional regulator ligand-binding domain-containing protein; protein product: MADDDSLERSTVPAALIAGVAGSAAAFGLDAGALFRSARIQPAELADPAARVPLSRYVDLWDAIARDDRAVRFAVSLGSAVHIAALGVVGYAMQHAASIREAYACFSRFSRLVNDRIAPEIEERSDAVVFQRRLPERVVRNPAMCIAGPLTTIPIIRELAGLAASRPIAIDVALPSAPPAEVALVERAYGCPVRFRADKAVLRLHREVFDLPVRSHDAALFQYLSRHAEELGRAVPDSQRVPDRVRVFLLERLGAEVPTAQQVAKALASSERTLHRRLSEEGTSFVALLDECRELLARRYLGDPSLTLDEIAFLLGYSEASTFQRAFRRWTGVAPGAFRRSLAASRK
- a CDS encoding glucosaminidase domain-containing protein, which gives rise to MRSRLADAGPSLGVCAVSAGLIAHACNAEPEKPKGGKAERSWVHALLGPDAVATSEQPTPAKKLKLRRGMRLPSDTRDALILVVRSAPPAPEPELVPPPPPAPRPEPPKPLVVARKPAPPPPPPPAPPPPAPKAEPIPKATVVAAAFSVPKQPAPRRPPQLLEETLPAAIERPAEEPVVAKAPAPEPPPEPRPVAVAAPLPPPAPAPTPAAVPAPEPEPIAAAPPAPAPAPPRPPPAPAPPPAPAPEPPPAAPEPEPVVVAAPPLPAAVAPAPTPRVARAPKPPKPKRIDRPRRPTPMSPNDATRYLAQAWEHLTGERATEEVISVLWGQWALETGRGRWMVDYNYAGLKGRAPDGGTANWWTWEEADDGARRIRARFRSYEAPEHGALDYVEMLLRRYPKALAAARRGDAVNFIFELDHGGFFTERPEHYVRSVASLAREFRRDNYAVLFSE
- a CDS encoding lipid-binding SYLF domain-containing protein; the protein is MDRRGFLLFASALTLACARDATPSSPDDSPQQKIVDRAALAVDRMRSGGQFPALDQQLKQARGVMVFPRLIKAGIIVGGEGGNGVLLSKDDSGRWSAPAFYSLGAGSLGAQIGYQEATVVLFFMTDAALTSAINNGVTLGTDTAVAAGTMGDSGQASGKSSAKDIVQLVDVGGIFAGVSLDGTVVASRQEFNRAYYGPEATTYRIVMERRFEAPNAARLHAALTPR
- a CDS encoding TonB family protein is translated as MRSFDVARFLALTASLAAACAGGRPAPAPSPIVATAPTEVEVPDAAAQEDDRPDAGVGLASEPEGPAGEGDPSAEGSIAGDPLRGPADEHATLVPAPTGGMDPADIARVIRARVSKIRGCYQAELKNDPSFETKLTVRLVIGTNGAVSSASLTRPSGRQSFDVCVLGEVRRLRFPAPDGGAVTVSYPFVFKSA